CGGCTTCGCGCGCGATCGAGGCGTCGAGCACCACATGCTTGCTCCAGCGATACTCCGCCGCGCACGTCGTCGTGAGGATCTGGTCGTGCCACGGCTTCGTGCCTGGATACGCGTCGCGGTGGTTGTCGGCATCGGCGAACTTCTGCGCCGTGCGCAACGACCACGCCTTGCCGAGCACGTGCTTCCAACCGAGTTCCCACGTCGAATCCTCATAGTCGCCGCGGCCGCTCGAAGCCGGCCAGAGCCGATGCAGGCCGCTGAGCGAGATCGTATCCGCCGCGTCCGGCGTCCACGTGACCGCGGCTTCCACGTAGGGCGGCACGCGATTCCGGCCGAGCGCCGCCGGTTGCGCCGCGGTGGAGCGCCGGAAATCGGGCCCGGCGCGCAGGTCGATTTTCCACTGCGGCGAGAACTTGCCCTCCAAACCCGCCAGCACGCGCACGAGATGGCTGGTTGAATTGAGCGCCACGGTCGGCGGGCGGTCCTTCTGCTCCTGTCGGCCGGCGCGCGCGCCGATCACCCATGCCAGGCCCGGACGCAGCTCGCGCGCGAACTCCGCGCCGGCGGTGTATTCGGCGCGGTCGACATACGAGGCGCAACCGCTCGCAAATCCCGTGTGGAAATTCTGATCGAGCCCCGCAGCGGTCAACCGCCACCACCCGCCCGGCCGCGTCCAGGTGGCGCGCGCGGTGCCCTTGAAGATCGACTGCGACCGGCGGGCGCGCACCGGCTCGCCGCCGATGGCCGGGCCGCCGCCCACGACGTTGTAGAGCGGCGCCAGATGATCGCCATTCGTCCACAGCTCGCTCAACGCGACGTCCCACGTGGCCGCGCCGCGCGCACCCGACAGCGTCGCGCGCACGCGATGGTCGTCGTGGTTCTCCGTCGCGAGGCCATCGAAGCGAAACACCTCCGCGCGATAGCCGACTTCCAATTTGCCGGCGCTGCCCGCGCGCCCGATCCACGCCACGCCCGCCGCGGCGCTCGACACCCACGCGCCTTCCCGCGCCGGCGCCGTGGCCGACGCACCGGCGACGAGCGCGCCGCCATCCTGAAGAAACACGTTGGAATCATACGTGATCCGCGCCGCCGCTTCCGCGACGAACTTCGCCGGCGGCTCGGCCGCGATCAACGCGGCCGGCGCGGCGCCCAGAATTCCCACGAGAAGCAGAACACGCTTTTCCATGCTCCCAGACTAGCGCGTGGGACACAGCGGCACGGGGCGGAGTTTGGCAAATGCGCGCACTTTCTTGGCGATGACACACGCGCGACCATGACACAGTTCCGCGCGCGCACGCTTGGGTTTGGCCAAAAACTGCACAGGACATCCGCGCCTCGGACGCTACGCTGAAAAATGTGGAAACCCTTACCTCACTTCTCTCCCAGGAATCGGTAGCGCGGACGGTGATGCTGCTCGCGGCGGCGGGCGCAGTCGGCACCGCCCTGGGAAAACTGAAAGTGCGCGGCGTCGGCCTCGGAGTGGCTGGCGTGCTCTTCGCGGGATTGCTGCTCGGGCACCTGAAGCTCGCACCGAACCATGAGGTGCTGGATTTCGTGCGTGAGTTCGGACTGATTCTCTTCGTCTACACGCTCGGTCTCCAGATCGGCCCCGGTTTCTTTTCATCGCTCAAAGAGCGCGGGCTCGCCCTCAACGGCTTTGCGGCGTGCATCGTGCTCGGCGGCTCGCTCATCGCCGCGGCGCTGATTTTCACTCACACCGTGCCGCTCGCCGCCGGCGTCGGCCTGCTCTCCGGCGCGACGACCAACACGCCGTCGCTCGCGGCCGCCGGCGAAGCGTTCAAGCAGATGGGCGCACCGCCGGACACCACCGCCATCCAGGGTCTCGCCTACGCCGTGGCCTATCCGTTCGGCATCCTCGGCATCATCATCGCCATGGTGCTGGTGCGAAAAGTATTCCGCGTCGACGTGGCCAAGGAGGTCCGCGACGCCGAGGCGGCCAACCGCCCAAACGTCCCGCCGCCGACCGGTCGCAGCCTCGAGGTGCGCAACGCGAATCTCGTCGGCCGCCGCATCGAGGCGATCCCGAGCCTGCGCGGCTCGCGGGTCGTGGTGTCGCGCTTCTCCCGCGGCGGCGTCGTGGACGTCGCCCGCCCGGAAACGGAACTCGCGCTCGGCGACGTGCTGCACGTCGTCGGACCCGAGGAGGAAGTCGACGCGCTGCGCGTGGTCATCGGCGCGGAGGCCGGCGTGGATCTGAAATCGCTGCCCGGACACGTCGCGAACCGTCGTCTGCTCGTCACCAAGGTGGCGGTGCTCGGCAAGCCCATCGGCGATCTCGACGTGTTGACGCAGCACAGCGTCGTCATCACGCGCGTCACGCGCAACGCGCTGGAATTTTCCGCGAGCCCGGGCTTCAAGCTGCAGTTCGGCGACATCCTGATGGCGGTGGGCGAAGAGCGCAGCCTCGACGCGGTCGCGTCCGCGGTGGGCAACTCGTCCAAGGCGCTCGATCACCCGCACCCGATCCCGTTTTTCCTCGGCATCGTGCTGGGCGTGGTCGTCGGTTCGCTCCCGCTCGCGATCCCCGGACTTCCCGCCGCCGTGAAACTCGGCCTCGCCGGCGGCCCGCTGCTCGTCGCGATCTTCCTTTCGCGCCTCGCCAACACCGGGTCACTCGTCTGGCACCTGCCGCCCAGCGCCAATTTCATGCTACGCGAGATGGGCATCACCTTGTTCCTTGCGGCCGTCGGCATGAAGTCCGGCGAAAAATTCGTCAGCGTGCTCCTCGGCGGCAACGGCCTCACTTGGCTCGCGTGGGGCGCGGCGGTCACGATCGTGCCGCTGCTCATCGTCGCGTTCGTGGCGCGTGCGTGGAAGAAAGTGAACTACACCGAACTCTGCGGCCTGCTTGCCGGTTCGATGACGGATCCGCCGGCGCTCGCGTTCTCGCAGCAATCCACCGGCAGCGACGCGCCCGCCGTCGCCTACGCGACGGTCTATCCGCTCGTGATGCTATTGCGCGTGTTCACGGCACAACTGCTCGTCTTCATTCTCTGGCGCGTGGCCAACGGCGGCTAGGGCGTTTTCTGTAGCCGGGCTCGCTGAGCCCGGTCGGCGCTTCTTCCCTCGGGAAAGCCCCTTTCCGGGGTCAGCGACCCCGGCTACATTATTTTTGAAAATGCGGTAGGGCGTTTTAAGCGGAACTGTGGAGGCCAGCGTGACGCAGGCGTCCCGCCTGGGATGACGGAAGATGCAGGCCGGAGGCCTGCGCTACCTCCTCCGCAGCGGCCACGGCGGCGAAGGGACTCGCCGCCCTACCCATGACGCCGGCCTCGGCCCTTTCAGGCCGTGCCCAATCGCTCCGCCCGAGGAGACGAACCTCCCCCGCCGCCAGCTTTGTAGGAGCCTGCTTGCAGGCGACCCGACCACCGCTCCAGCCCTCGTGTTTCGGTCGCCTGCAAGCAGGCTCCTACAGCGCGGATCGGGGCGCCGCGCACCTCAGCTCAGATCCCGGAACGACCCGAACTCCGGATCGAACAGGCGGCGATACGTGCGCACGATCATGCCGTCGGTGAGACCGGCAAGGTAGTCGCAGATGCGGCGCGCCTTGCCGTCGAGCGTCTTCTCGGCGTCGATCAGGCGGCTGACGTTGCCGGGCAGGATCCTGATCACGCGTTCGCTGCGCTGCGCGTAGTTTTCCCAGATGGCGTTGAAGAGCGCGTTGAGGATGACGCGCGCCTTGTGCTCGAGTTGCTCGAGTTGCGGGCTCTCGAAAATGATGTCGTTCGCCATCTTCTTGAAGAAGGCCGACTCCTCGAGCGCAGCCGCGTCGACCACGAGTTCGAAGGCATAGCGGTTGGTCTTTCCCGCCATGAAATTGTCGCGCTCCTTCAGGCGACACGCTTGGATGAACGCGCCGATCTTCTGCGAGAAGACGTTCTCCAACCGGTCGGCGCGGACGGCGTCGAAGAGCGAATCCATGTGGCGCTGCTTCGCGGCGTCGATCTCCTCGCCGGCGGCCCAGCGCTCGACGCGCTCGATGGTGAGGAAGCCCGCGCGCACGCCGTCGACAATGTCGTTGAGCGAATACGCCGCGTCGTCGGCCCAGTCCATGATCTGGCACTCGACGCTCTTGAACTCGTTCAGCGCGTTGCCGCGCATGAGCGAGCCCGGGATGCGGTTGCCCTCGAAGACCCACTCGCGGATCGGCTCCTGCGGGTCGTAGATGAAGTGGTTGATCGGCGGCGTCGCGAACTCGGTGTAGAGCTTCTTGTATTTCAGGATGCCGTCGAGCAGTGCGCGGGTCGGCTGCATGCCTTTCACGCCGGTCTCGTTCTGGTAAATCGTCTCGCAGAGCAGGTGCAGCGTCTGCGCGTTGCCCTCGAAGCCGCCGCGGCGCTTCATCAGCTCCTGCAGCGTGCGCTCGCCCGAGTGCCCGAACGGCGGATGCCCCATGTCGTGCGCGAGGCAGCTCGCCTCGACGAGATCGGAGTCGATGTAGAAATCTTCCTTCAGCGGCGCGCCGCGACTGAGCAGATATTGGCAAATCGAGCGCCCGATCTGCGCGACCTCCATCGAGTGCGTGAGCCGCGTGCGGTAGAAATCGTATTCGCCGCTGAGGAACACCTGCGTCTTCGACTGCAGTTTCCGAAATGCATGCGCGTGGATGATGCGGTCGCGGTCGATCTGGAACGGACTGCGGTAGTCGGGCTTGCGGCCCCCGCCCCACTCCTGCACGTCGAAGGCGTTGTAGAACTTGTTTTGCGGCATCGGCGCTTTCGTCCCGCAAAGGCCCGCCGGTCGCAACGAGAAAACAGGGCGCCGCGCCGGGCCGGGCGCCCCCGCAGGAATTTTCCCCAGTAGAATGGCTTCGACTCGTCCGCTCGCGCTCACAGAGTGCCCCGCCATGCCCCGCCTGACTTTGCCCCGCCTGCTGGTCGTCGCCTGCGCGCTCGCGTTCATCGCGAGCCTCCCCGTCCTCCGCGCCGCCGATGCGGCCGCGTCCGGCAAGTCGCTCATCCACGCGACCGATCTGCTGAAGCTCAAGCAACTGGAGTCGCCCGCCCTGTCGCCCGACGGCAAATGGGTTGTCTACGTCGTGCGCTCGATCGAGCCAAAGCCCGAGGCGAAGGACGACTGGGTCTACCACACGAACCTCTGGCTCGTCGCGGTCGACGGCTCGAGCGCACCGCGCCAGCTCACCCGCGGCGGCAGCGCCTCCGCGCCCGCATGGAGCCCGCAGGGCGACCGCATCGCGTTCGTGCGCGCGGTCGACGGCAAGCCGCAGATTCACGCTCTGCCCGTCGCCGGCGGCGAGGCGGCGCCGCTCACGAAGATCGAGACTGGCGCCGCCGCACCGAGATGGTCGCCCGACGGCTCGCGCATTTTGTTCACTTCGAGCCTGAGCTACGCCCAAGCACGCGAAGCCCTGGAAAAATCCGGCCAACCCGCCGCGCCGCGCTGGCCCGTCGAGAAACCCGGACGCAGCGCCAACGACACGAAGAACTACAACGCCGCCAAGAAGGGCCCGCCGGACGCGAAATCCTCTTCCGCCACGAAACCCTCGCACACCGCCAAACCCCACGCGGACGCCTCCGCCGTCGCTTTGGCGAAGGCGGACGGCTCGCTCCAAGATCGCCGCGAGTGGCTTGCCCAAAACGAAGCCGACGGCAACCCGCGCCCGCTCACGCGCCTGAACTTCCAGAGCGAGACGGACATCAATCCCGATCTCTCGATCGCGCACCTTTTCGTGCAGGAAGCACGTGAAGGCGCCGAGGCGAAGGACCTCACGCCCGGCTTCACCGGCTACGTGGGCGCCGAGTGGATGACCGACGGCAAAGCCATCGTCTGCGCCTCGCAGACCAATCCGGAGGAAAACCCCGACCGCTCACTCACCGCGAGCCTCTACCTCGTCGACGCGGCCGGCGGCGGCGTGCGCGACTTCCTCAAGGTGCCCGACCACTCCGTCCTCAACCCGCAACCTTCGCCCGACGGCCGATGGGTCGCGTTCACGATCAACCGCGGCCGCCTGTTCGGCTACGAACAAGCCGCCGTCGGCTTCGTGCCTGCCACCGGCGGCGCGCATCGCGTGCTCACGGCCAAACTCGATCGCAGCGCTGGCAACCTGAAATGGTCGCCTGACTGCCGGAGCATCTACTTTGTCGCCGCGAGCCGCGGCGGCTTCCCGCTCTACCAAGTCGCCATCGACAGCACGGAAGCCCTGACCGTCACCGCGGAGAAAACTTTCGGCGTGCGCGACTACGATGTCGGCGTGCACGGCTACGTTCAGGTTCTCACCACGCCCGAAAATCCGTCGGAGCTCTACACCGGCACCAACGCGAAGCTCGGCTACCATGCCCTCACGACTCACAACTCCGACTGGATCGCCGAGCGCCAACTCTCCGCCGTCGAGGAACACGCGCTCACGAACGACAAAGGCCAGACCGTGCAGTATTGGACGCTGAAACCCACCGTGCTTGAGCGCGGAAAGAAGTATCCGCTGCTTCTCCAGATTCACGGCGGTCCGTCCGCGATGTGGGGTCCGGGCGAGGACAGCATGTGGTTCGAGTTCCAGTTCTTCGCGGCGCGCGGCTACGCGGTGGTGTTCGCGAATCCGCGCGGCTCGGGCGGCTACGGTCGCGATTTCCAAGCCGCGAACTACCGCGATTGGGGCAAAGGTCCCGCGAGCGACGTGCTCGCGGCGGCGGCCGAGGCGGCGAAGCAACCGTTCGTGGATCCCGCGCGGCAGGTCGTCACCGGCGGTTCCTATGGCGGCTATCTCACCGCGTGGATCGTCGGCCACGACCAGCGCTTCAAAGCGGCCGTCGCGCAACGCGGCGTCTACGACCTCCTCACGTTCTTCGGCGAAGGCAACGCCTGGCGCCTCGTTCCGCTCGCGTGGGGCGGCTATCCGTGGGAGCCGGGCCTGCGCGAAATCCTCACCGAGCAATCGCCGCTCACCTACGTCGCGGACATCAAGACGCCGCTGCTCATCCAACACGGCGACAACGACCGCCGCACCGGCTTCGTGCAAAGCGAGATGCTTCTCCGCAGCCTCAAGCAGCTCGGCCGCGACGTGGAATCCGTCCGCTACCCGCGCGCGACGCACGAGATGAGCCGCAGCGGCGAGCCGCGGCAGCGCCTCGACAGCCTCGTGCGCTACGAGGAATTTTTCCGCCGCTACCTCGGCGAGAACTGAGCCGCCACGCGACCGCGCGGCGGGTTCACTCCGCACCGCGTTCGGTCGCGCCCCGGGATTCCGCGCCGGCCACCGTCGCCACGAACTCAGGCTCGCTCACGCGGCCGTCGTGGTTGAGGTCGAACGACGCGTAGACGCGCGCCCACTTCATGGGCGAACCTCCTTCGACGGCCTGCAATTCGTAGTCGAACGACGGATCGACGGCCGCCAGCCACGCCAGCTCGTCGGCGGAGATGTAGCCATCGGCGTTCTCGTCAGCGTTCACGAAGCCCCGGTGCAGCTGCGCGAAAAAATCCGCTCGCGCGTTCTCGGTCGCAGCAAGCGCCGCCGGCGTCGGGAGCGTCGGTGGAAACGGCTGCGGACGCGCGCGCCGGGCGCCCACCGCGAGGCCGACCGCCACGAGCGCCGCCGCGACCGCGAGGCGCCGCGGCCACTTGCGCAGAAGCCGCCCGAGGCGATAGGCCCGCGACGGACGCCCCGCCCCGGCGATGGGCGCGCCCCGCCGGAAATCGTGGATCAGCTTGGGATCAGACACGCGCGCGAACACCGCCGCAAATTCCTCGAACGAGACGTCCGGCAGTAGAAATCGCAGCCGCTCGTAGCAATACGCGGCGTCGCACGCGAAGCGCGGGAACGCCAGAAACGTGTGCGGAATGTCATGCTGCACGAGCGTCTCGACGAGATGGTGAAACCGCTCCGCCAGCACCGCGTGCTGCTGCCGCGCATCCTCCGTCCCGACGATGCCACCGGGCGCATGGGCTCCGATGCGCACGCGGCTCGCCGATGCCGACGCGAGATCGCGCACCGGCACCAAAGCGTGTTCCACCGCGATGCGCCCCTCGGCCAGGATTCCCGGCAACCGCTCGCACAAGTCCGGATCCTTGACGATGCGCGGCGCGTCCGGAGCGGTGAGATCCTTCTCCATCCCGGCGGAGCAATGCGCGTGCACGTGTTCGCGCCAGTTCTCCCGCGTGAAGCCGGTATCCAACCCCAGCTCCGTGAGCAACCGCACCAAGAACGTGGTCCCGGCGCGTCCGGTCCCCGTGATGATGATCTTGCTCGGCAGCTCGCCCATACGACCGCTAGAGACGCAGGCGGCGCGCGCGTGTTACAGGCATCCACATCGGGAAATCCCCGATTCATACCAGCTGCCCCCGAAGGGAATTCCACGCCCGATTTTCGTCATCGCACCGTAAAACGCCGGGCGCTGACTTGCGCGCGATGTCCGCGCCCGCTATCAGCCTCGCCATGCCCCACACGCTTTTTCCCACGGCCTTTGGCACCTGCGGCATCGCTTGGAACGAGCACGGGCTGACGGGGTTTCAACTGCCGGAGGCCGACGTCGAGGACACCGAGCGCCACCTCGCAAAGAAAGCGCACAGCAAAGCTGCGGACGAACCGCGCCCCGAATGGCTGCGGCGCCTGATCGAGCGCGTGCAGGCGCACCTCGAGGGCAAACTTCAGGACTTCGCCGACGCACCGATCGACTGGTCGCGCGTCAGTGATTTTCAACAGGCGGTCTACCTGCACGCGCTCGCGATCAAGCCCGGCTACAAGAAAAGTTACGGCGAAATCGCGAAGGCGATGGGACTGGGCAACGAAGCCGCGCGCGCCGTCGGCGTCGCGCTCGCCACGAATCCGTGGCCGCTCGTCGTGCCTTGCCACCGCGTCGTATCCGCCAGCGACAAGATGACCGGCTTCTCCGCGCCTGGCGGCGTGCGCACGAAGACGCGCCTCCTCGCGCTCGAAGGCGCCGAGTTGATTTCCGAATGAGCCGCGGCCACCGGTTGCAATTCGATCCGGCGGCGGCGCTCAAGCATCTGCGCGAATCGGATGCAGCCCTCGCGAACGTCATCGAGCGCGTCGGACCGTTGGCCCTCGAACTGTTGCCGGCCGCGAACCTGTTCGAGGCGTTGCTGCGCTCGATCGTCTATCAGCAACTGCACGGCAAGGCCGCGGCGACGATCCACCAGCGCGTGCTGACGCTCCTCGGAAATCACGGCGGCGCCACCGCGGCCGCACTCGCGCATGCCACCGACGATGAGTTGCGCGCCGCCGGACTCTCACGCGCCAAACTCGCCGCCGCCCGCGACCTCGCGGCCAAATGCCTCGACGGCACCGTGCCCGCGTGGGCCGAAATACCCAAGTTGAGCGACGAGCAGCTGATCGAGCGGCTCACCGCCGTGCGCGGCATCGGCCCGTGGACGGTGCACATGCTGCTGATTTTTCACCTCGGACGGCCGGACGTGATGCCGACCGGCGACTTCGCCATCCGGCTCGCTTTCCGGAGAATCTACCGCAAGCGCCGCGACCCGAAGCCCGAGGTGATCCTCAAGCACGCGCGGCGCTGGCAACCGTATCGCAGCGTCGCGAGCTGGTATTTGTGGCGATCGCTCGAGTTGCCGGCCGATACAGCCGGCGAGATTTAAGGTCGCGAGCCCCCGCGATAAGACCGGCTTGGAACCCGCCGCTGTGGCCGCTTCGGGGTTGTTTCGCCGGGGGCGCCACGTAGCTTCACGCGCAATCTCAACCCAACCCCTGCCATGCCCGCGAAAATGCGCGCCATTGTGAAGCCCACGGCCGGTCCCGGCCTGATCATGACCGAAGCCCCGGTGCCGACGCCCGGAGTCAACGACGTCCTGATCAAGATCAAGAAAACCTCCATTTGCGGCACCGACGTGCACATCAACAAGTGGGACAAGTGGGCGTCGCAGACGATCAAGCCGCCGCTGATCATCGGCCACGAATACGTCGGCACGGTCGCCGACGTCGGCGCAGGCGTCGAGGGCTTCGAGCTCGGCCAGCTCGTCACCGGCGAAGGCCACATTGTCTGCGGTCACTGCCGCAACTGCCTCGCCGGCCGCCGCCACCTCTGCCCGAACACGAAGGGCGTCGGCGTGAACCGCGATGGCGCGTTCGCCGACTACGTCATCATCCCGCAGTCCAACGTCTGGAAAGTGCCCGCGGGCATGAACACCGACGTCGTCTCGTGTTTCGACCCGCTCGGCAACGCCGTGCACACCACCCTCTCGTTCGACCTCGTCGGCGAAGACGTGCTCATCACCGGCGCCGGTCCCATCGGTTGCATGGCCATCGCGGTCGCGCGCGCCGCCGGCGCCCGCAAGATCGTCATCACCGACGTGAACGACGGCCGCCTCGCCCTCGCGCAGAAGCTCAATCCCACGCGCGTCGTGAACGTCGCGAAGGAAAACCTCACCGACGTCTGGCACAAGGAACTCGGCATGACCGAAGGCTTCGACGTCGGCCTCGAGATGTCCGGCAATCCCGCCGCGCTCCGCCAGATGATCGACAACATGGTCAACGGCGGCCGCATCGCGCTCCTCGGCATCATGCCTGGCGAAGTCGCGATCGATTGGAACAAGGTCGTCTTCAAGATGCTTCACATAAAGGGCATTTACGGCCGCGAGATGTTCGAGACGTGGTATAAGATGACCGCGCTCGTCCAGGGCGGCATGGACATCACGCCCGTCATCACGCACCGCTTCCCCGTCGAGCAATTCCAGGAAGGCTTCGAGCTGATGGGCGCCGGCAAGTCGGGCAAGATCGTCCTCAACTGGGAGTGAGCCGCATGAATTCCGCCTATTACGACCACCTGCGCCAGACCCTCGGCGAGATCGACGCCGCCGGCCTCTACAAGCGCGAGCGCATCATCACCACGCAACAGACCGCGCACATCGCCGTCGCGAGCGGCCAGCGCGTGCTGAACATGTGCGCGAACAACTACCTCGGCCTCGCCGACAACCCCGAGCTCATCGCCGCCGCGCGCGAATCGCTCGACCGTTGGGGCTACGGCCTCGCCTCGGTGCGCTTCATCTGCGGCACGCAGCAGCTCCACAAGGACCTCGAAGCCGCCATCTCCAAGTTCCTCGGCACCGAAGACACCATTCTCTACTCGTCTTGCTTCGATGCGAACGGCGGTCTGTTCGAGACGCTGCTCGGCGCCGAGGACGCGGTGATCTCCGACGAGCTCAACCACGCCTCGATCATCGACGGCGTCCGCCTCTGCAAGGCGCAGCGCTATCGCTACAAGAACAACAACCTCGAGGACCTCGAAGCGAAGCTGAAGGAAGCCGACGCCAACAAGGCGCGCTTCAAACTGATCGCCACCGACGGCGTGTTCTCGATGGACGGCTTCATCGCGAACCTCCAGGGCATCTGCGACCTCGCCGACAAATACGGCGCGCTCGTCATGGTCGACGACTCCCACTCCGTCGGCTTCATGGGCAAGACCGGCCGCGGCACGCACGAGCATTGCGGCGTGATGGGCCGCGTCGACGTCTTCACCGGCACGCTCGGCAAAGCCCTCGGCGGCGCCAGCGGCGGCTACACGTCCGGCAAAAAGGAAATCATCGACCTCCTCCGCCAGCGGTCGCGCCCGTATCTGTTCTCCAACACCGTTGCGCCGACCATCGCGGCCGCTTCGCTCAAGTGCCTCGAGATGCTCAGCCGCTCGACGGCGCTGCGCGATAAGCTCGAGGACAACACCCGCTTCTTCCGCGAAGGCCTCGCGAAGGCCGGCCTCACGATCAAGCCCGGCACGCACCCTATCGTGCCCGTCATGCTCGGCGACGCCGCGCTCTCGCAGAAATTCGCCGCCAAGATGCTCGAGAAAGGCGTCTACGTGATCGGCTTCTTCTACCCCGTCGTTCCCCAAGGCACGGCACGCATCCGCACCCAAGTCTCCGCCGCGCACAGCAAGGAAGATCTCGCGTTCGCCATCGAACAGTTCGCCGCCACCAAGAAGGAACTCGGACTATGAGAAACAAGCTGCTCATGCTGCTCGCCCTCCTCGGCCTGCTCGCCTGCGTGCCGAATTTCGCGCAGGCAAACGCCAAGGACGAGAAGGTGATGAAGTCGTTCGAAAAAGAACTGAGAGCGCTGCAGCAGGCGTTTTTCGCATCCGATGACCTCGAGAAGCGGATCGAGGTGCAGAAGCAAATGCAGCAACTGTTCACCACCACCCTGAAGCAACTGTCCGACGAGACCCGGCCCGTGATGGAAGTCTCGGTCAAAGTCGTCCTCCCCTTGCAGCAGCAGGCGGCGGAGTTCATGGACCTGGCGGCGAAATTCTCCAGCTCAGGCCAGGGAGATCCGGCGACGATCAAAGAGCGTGGCGATATCGCGCCGCGCATCGCCACACTCGAAGAGCTGGAGCGACGCAATGCCGCCCTGCTGGCCGAGATCTCGACCATGAACGAGCGCCTCGGTCACGCGCTCGATGCGGGCAAGATCACAGGAAAGCAACGCGCGGGATTCCTCGCGGGATTCAACGAAACCACCGGCCGCTCGCTCGGTCCGATGAAGGCGATCCGCACGCTCGACGGACAGATCTTCGCCGAGATGAAGCGCCTCTACCGCTTGCTCGATGAGCACTGGGGCAAGTGGAAATACGAGGACGAGGATTTCGTCTGGCAGGACAGCGAAGCCGAGAAAGCCTGCCTTGAGATCCAAACCTCCCTCGGCACCCTTTTGGAGCGGGAATCCGCCGCCGAAGCCGAACTCTCCAAGCGCACCCAAGTCCCCTGATCACCATGCCATCCCTCCTCCGCCCCCTCCTGCTGAGCGCCCTCGGTGCTGCAGCCACCCTTGCCGCCTCGCCCATCACCGCCGTCGACCGCGGCTACATGGACCTCGCGGTCAACCCCGCGAAGGATTTCTACGACTACGCCAATGGCTCGTTCAACAAGGTCCCGATCCCGGGCGAATACTCCGCCTACGGCGTCAATCAGGAGATCGACGAGCGGAACTTCGCGATCGTGAAGGAAATTCTCGAGACGTCGGCGAAGACCAGCGGCCCGAAAGGCAGCATCGCCCAGCGCGTCGGGGATTTCTACGCCGCCGGCATGGACGAGGCCGCCATCGAAGCCGCCGGCCTCCAGCCGCTCGCCCCCTACTTCGCGCAAATCGACGCACTCGAAAAACCCGCCGACATCGTTCCGCTGCTCGGCAAATTCTATGTGCAAGGCACCGACTG
This region of Opitutia bacterium genomic DNA includes:
- a CDS encoding glycine C-acetyltransferase; amino-acid sequence: MNSAYYDHLRQTLGEIDAAGLYKRERIITTQQTAHIAVASGQRVLNMCANNYLGLADNPELIAAARESLDRWGYGLASVRFICGTQQLHKDLEAAISKFLGTEDTILYSSCFDANGGLFETLLGAEDAVISDELNHASIIDGVRLCKAQRYRYKNNNLEDLEAKLKEADANKARFKLIATDGVFSMDGFIANLQGICDLADKYGALVMVDDSHSVGFMGKTGRGTHEHCGVMGRVDVFTGTLGKALGGASGGYTSGKKEIIDLLRQRSRPYLFSNTVAPTIAAASLKCLEMLSRSTALRDKLEDNTRFFREGLAKAGLTIKPGTHPIVPVMLGDAALSQKFAAKMLEKGVYVIGFFYPVVPQGTARIRTQVSAAHSKEDLAFAIEQFAATKKELGL
- the tdh gene encoding L-threonine 3-dehydrogenase, with translation MRAIVKPTAGPGLIMTEAPVPTPGVNDVLIKIKKTSICGTDVHINKWDKWASQTIKPPLIIGHEYVGTVADVGAGVEGFELGQLVTGEGHIVCGHCRNCLAGRRHLCPNTKGVGVNRDGAFADYVIIPQSNVWKVPAGMNTDVVSCFDPLGNAVHTTLSFDLVGEDVLITGAGPIGCMAIAVARAAGARKIVITDVNDGRLALAQKLNPTRVVNVAKENLTDVWHKELGMTEGFDVGLEMSGNPAALRQMIDNMVNGGRIALLGIMPGEVAIDWNKVVFKMLHIKGIYGREMFETWYKMTALVQGGMDITPVITHRFPVEQFQEGFELMGAGKSGKIVLNWE